In the genome of Thermodesulfobacteriota bacterium, the window CCCTGCGCCGAGAAGAGCGGGTGGCCGTGGCCTTCTTCGGCGACGGGGCGGTAGACGAAGGGGTCTTCCACGAGGCCCTCAACTTCGCGTCCCTCAAGCGGCTCCCGGTGGTCTTCGCGTGTGAGAACAACTTCTACGCCACCAACTCTTTCCAGGGCGCCCGGCAGCCCGCGGTGGCGATCGCCGACCGGGCCGCGGGGTACGCCATGCCCGGCGTCGCCGCCGACGGCAACGACGCGGCGGCGGTCTATCGGGCGGCCGGGGACGCGGTCCACCGGGCGCGCCGGGGCGGCGGGCCCACCCTCCTGGAGCTGCGCACCTACCGCTGGAAGGGCCACGTCGGCCCCACCTGCGACGTCGAGGCCGGCTGCCGGCCCGCCGGCGAGGTCGCCGCCTGGCTCGAGCGCTGCCCGGTCGCGGCGCTGCGGGCCCGACTGGCCGGGGAGCCCGGCGGCGAGGCCCGCCTGGAGCCGCTCGCCGCCGAGCTCCGCGCCGAGGTCGAGGAGGCGTTTCGCTTCGCCCAGGCGAGCCCCTTGCCCACCCCCGATCGCCTCTT includes:
- a CDS encoding thiamine pyrophosphate-dependent dehydrogenase E1 component subunit alpha yields the protein MRTSSEAPGAPSPEQLFALYRTMLCIRLFEERIVELYPEQEMRCPVHLCIGQEATAAGVCAHLTDADLIFGTHRSHGHCIAKGMSLGALAAELYGRVTGCAGGFGGSMHLVDPAHGMPGTTAIVGGTLPLAVGAALAFALRREERVAVAFFGDGAVDEGVFHEALNFASLKRLPVVFACENNFYATNSFQGARQPAVAIADRAAGYAMPGVAADGNDAAAVYRAAGDAVHRARRGGGPTLLELRTYRWKGHVGPTCDVEAGCRPAGEVAAWLERCPVAALRARLAGEPGGEARLEPLAAELRAEVEEAFRFAQASPLPTPDRLFAPLA